A single genomic interval of Spinacia oleracea cultivar Varoflay chromosome 6, BTI_SOV_V1, whole genome shotgun sequence harbors:
- the LOC110788758 gene encoding THO complex subunit 4B isoform X2, with product MAMENRLNMSLDDLIKVNKTSTGRGGGGGGRGRPGGRGNSGAAPSRRFTNRVSNRSTPYTMPMSKHDMFGNQGGVGVGGGGGASSIETGTKLYISNLDYGVSNDDIKELFSEVGDLKRYAVHYDRSGRSKGTAEVVFSRRGDGLAAVKRYNNVELDGKPMKIEIVGTNVATAGILPPVLNGIGRNPLGPRSVQGRGGAMGRIRGGRGFGRGRGRGRGRDEKASVSVDDLDADLDKYHSEAMQTN from the exons ATGGCTATGGAAAACCGCTTAAACATGTCCCTCGACGATCTCATCAAGGTTAACAAAACCTCTACTGGCCGTGGCGGAGGCGGTGGCGGTAGAGGCAGACCTGGCGGCAGAGGTAATTCCGGTGCCGCACCTTCTCGAAGATTCACTAATCGCGTCTCCAATCGCTCCACTCCTTATACTATGCCCATGTCCAAG CATGATATGTTCGGGAATCAAGGTGGTGTTGGCGttggtggaggaggaggagcgtCTTCAATTGAGACTGGAACGAAGCTTTACATCTCTAATTTGGATTACGGTGTTTCAAATGATGACATCAAG GAGCTCTTCTCAGAGGTTGGTGACCTGAAACGTTATGCTGTCCATTATGATAGGAGTGGAAGATCAAAG GGAACTGCCGAAGTTGTTTTCTCACGGAGAGGAGATGGTCTGGCTGCTGTCAAGAGGTATAATAATGTAGAACTTGATGGTAAGCCAATGAAAATCGAGATTGTGGGGACGAATGTCGCAACCGCGGGAATATTGCCTCCAGTTCTTAACGGCATTGGCAGGAATCCACTTGGCCCAAGAAG TGTACAAGGAAGAGGTGGTGCTATGGGACGCATACGTGGAGGCCGTGGTTTTGGCAGAGGTCGTGGCAGGGGAAGAGGGCGTGATGAAAAGGCATCTGTATCTGTAGATGACCTGGATGCCGACCTGGACAAGTACCACTCAGAAGCAATGCAGACAAACTAA
- the LOC110788758 gene encoding THO complex subunit 4B isoform X1, producing MAMENRLNMSLDDLIKVNKTSTGRGGGGGGRGRPGGRGNSGAAPSRRFTNRVSNRSTPYTMPMSKAPDSFWQHDMFGNQGGVGVGGGGGASSIETGTKLYISNLDYGVSNDDIKELFSEVGDLKRYAVHYDRSGRSKGTAEVVFSRRGDGLAAVKRYNNVELDGKPMKIEIVGTNVATAGILPPVLNGIGRNPLGPRSVQGRGGAMGRIRGGRGFGRGRGRGRGRDEKASVSVDDLDADLDKYHSEAMQTN from the exons ATGGCTATGGAAAACCGCTTAAACATGTCCCTCGACGATCTCATCAAGGTTAACAAAACCTCTACTGGCCGTGGCGGAGGCGGTGGCGGTAGAGGCAGACCTGGCGGCAGAGGTAATTCCGGTGCCGCACCTTCTCGAAGATTCACTAATCGCGTCTCCAATCGCTCCACTCCTTATACTATGCCCATGTCCAAG GCGCCTGATTCGTTTTGGCAGCATGATATGTTCGGGAATCAAGGTGGTGTTGGCGttggtggaggaggaggagcgtCTTCAATTGAGACTGGAACGAAGCTTTACATCTCTAATTTGGATTACGGTGTTTCAAATGATGACATCAAG GAGCTCTTCTCAGAGGTTGGTGACCTGAAACGTTATGCTGTCCATTATGATAGGAGTGGAAGATCAAAG GGAACTGCCGAAGTTGTTTTCTCACGGAGAGGAGATGGTCTGGCTGCTGTCAAGAGGTATAATAATGTAGAACTTGATGGTAAGCCAATGAAAATCGAGATTGTGGGGACGAATGTCGCAACCGCGGGAATATTGCCTCCAGTTCTTAACGGCATTGGCAGGAATCCACTTGGCCCAAGAAG TGTACAAGGAAGAGGTGGTGCTATGGGACGCATACGTGGAGGCCGTGGTTTTGGCAGAGGTCGTGGCAGGGGAAGAGGGCGTGATGAAAAGGCATCTGTATCTGTAGATGACCTGGATGCCGACCTGGACAAGTACCACTCAGAAGCAATGCAGACAAACTAA